In a single window of the Aminomonas paucivorans DSM 12260 genome:
- a CDS encoding sodium ion-translocating decarboxylase subunit beta: MEHLISQFTSVILAFTYKQLIMMGVGAALMYLAIVKEFEPNLLLPMGFGTILVNIPFTSALDQMAGGKLTEGALTLLFHAGISTELFPLLIFIAVGAMCDFTPLLSNPKVFLFGLTAQVGIFLTLGLALLLGFNLHEAASIGIIGAADGPTSIYVANRFAPHLLGPISVAAYTYMALVPLIQPPVIKLLTTKKERAMRMPYVQREVPRRLLIVFPIAVTLLAGIIAPASVALLGFLMFGNLLRVSGVTERLSQSAQNELANIVTILLGFTISATMTGDKFINLSTLMIIGMGLIAFVLDTAGGVFSAKLLNLFLPAHLKVNPMVGAAGISAFPMSARVIQRLGQEADKSNFLLMHAIGANVSGQIGSVLAGGILLAILS; encoded by the coding sequence ATGGAGCATCTGATCTCGCAGTTCACGTCGGTGATCCTGGCGTTCACGTACAAGCAGCTCATCATGATGGGGGTCGGGGCGGCGCTGATGTACCTGGCCATCGTCAAGGAGTTCGAACCCAACCTGCTCCTTCCCATGGGCTTCGGCACCATCCTGGTGAACATCCCCTTCACCTCCGCCCTGGACCAGATGGCGGGAGGCAAGCTCACCGAGGGAGCGCTGACCTTGCTCTTCCACGCGGGAATCAGCACGGAGCTCTTCCCCCTGCTCATCTTCATCGCCGTGGGGGCCATGTGCGACTTCACCCCCCTGCTCTCCAACCCCAAGGTCTTCCTCTTCGGCCTCACCGCCCAGGTGGGGATCTTCCTCACCCTGGGGCTGGCGCTGCTTTTGGGCTTCAACCTCCACGAGGCGGCCTCCATCGGCATCATCGGCGCCGCCGACGGTCCCACCTCCATCTACGTGGCCAACCGCTTCGCCCCGCACCTCTTGGGCCCCATCTCCGTGGCGGCCTACACCTACATGGCCCTGGTGCCCCTCATCCAGCCCCCGGTGATCAAGCTCCTCACCACCAAGAAGGAACGGGCCATGCGGATGCCCTACGTCCAGCGGGAGGTGCCCCGGCGGCTCCTCATCGTCTTCCCCATCGCCGTGACTCTGCTGGCGGGGATCATCGCCCCCGCCTCCGTGGCTCTGCTGGGCTTCCTCATGTTCGGCAACCTGCTGCGGGTCAGCGGCGTCACGGAGCGCCTCTCCCAGTCGGCCCAGAACGAACTGGCCAACATCGTCACCATCCTCCTGGGCTTCACCATCTCCGCCACCATGACGGGGGACAAGTTCATCAACCTCTCCACCCTCATGATCATCGGCATGGGGCTCATCGCCTTCGTCCTGGACACGGCGGGGGGGGTGTTCTCCGCCAAGCTGCTGAACCTCTTCCTCCCGGCGCACCTGAAGGTGAACCCCATGGTGGGGGCCGCGGGGATTTCCGCCTTCCCCATGTCCGCCCGGGTCATCCAGAGACTGGGACAGGAAGCGGACAAGAGCAACTTCCTCCTCATGCACGCCATCGGGGCCAACGTCTCCGGACAGATCGGCTCCGTTCTGGCGGGGGGGATCCTTCTGGCCATCCTCAGCTAG
- a CDS encoding TerC family protein has translation MMEWLLALGSIMLVNVVLSGDNAVVIALASRNLPEKQRKTAVLVGSGGAIVLRVLLTLVAVALLRISYIQFFGGVLLIWIAAKLLMESREEDEAIQGSGRLGAAVRTIILADLVMSLDNTLAIAAVAHGNLVLLGVGLTLSVPLIIFGAQLIAKVMDRFPLIVYAGAGLIAWTAGKMMAEDPKLGHLMVNYVPEWVIPGVVTLGVMALGYGWNRLRRPAREAA, from the coding sequence ATGATGGAATGGCTCCTGGCATTGGGCAGCATCATGTTGGTCAACGTGGTCCTGAGCGGGGACAATGCGGTGGTCATCGCCCTGGCAAGCCGCAACCTCCCGGAGAAGCAGCGGAAGACGGCGGTTTTGGTGGGCAGCGGGGGGGCCATCGTGCTGCGGGTCCTGCTGACCCTCGTGGCGGTGGCGCTGCTCCGGATCTCCTACATCCAGTTCTTCGGCGGGGTCCTGTTGATCTGGATCGCCGCCAAGCTCCTCATGGAAAGTCGGGAAGAGGACGAGGCCATCCAGGGTTCCGGCAGGCTCGGGGCGGCGGTGCGCACCATCATCCTGGCGGACCTGGTGATGAGCCTGGACAACACCCTGGCCATCGCGGCGGTGGCCCACGGGAACCTGGTCCTGCTGGGGGTGGGGCTGACCCTCTCGGTCCCCCTCATCATCTTCGGCGCCCAGCTCATCGCCAAGGTGATGGACCGGTTCCCCCTCATCGTCTACGCCGGGGCGGGGCTCATCGCCTGGACGGCGGGGAAGATGATGGCGGAGGACCCGAAGCTGGGGCACCTGATGGTGAACTATGTGCCCGAATGGGTGATCCCCGGGGTGGTGACCCTGGGGGTCATGGCGCTGGGGTACGGGTGGAACCGGCTGCGCCGTCCCGCCCGGGAGGCGGCCTAG
- a CDS encoding glycosyl hydrolase family 18 protein encodes MRGMVRALLGVLLGAVLASGAFGEEPVVLRMGAFDGNLIEVGQGLAQGEDLWVPVGVLRRLGANVATDDPARRVWVEPGTNLSLPEGVVLPPGEGLRLNARAKSVSGDLYLRVRGWERALGVRGDRGDDGSWTLRRLEGPGDLPEASLPLSFDRTALPERFLLAWDPVFRVNPDQDPEFPQGLDVISPSWFVVQPDGEVENNGSVAYVRGAHLRGAQVWALVHNGFKADRTRVFLNDPRAVARTVARLAAYVELLDLDGINLDFENIADQDRDAYTAFVGRVAEALHRQGRKVSVDVTVLSNKPYWSTCYDRKALGELVDYVMVMTYDEHWRTSPRAGSVASLPWVERGVQSLLQLVPANKVLLGVPFYTREWEETPRGGGVSVRSKALSMASADQRIAENGAPVVWLPSAGQHYAEYRKGGRRYRIWLENEQSLELKTSLVRRYGLAGVAAWRKGFEKPTVWPVLHRNVKGL; translated from the coding sequence ATGAGAGGCATGGTACGCGCCCTGCTGGGGGTGCTTCTGGGAGCGGTCCTGGCCTCGGGGGCCTTCGGGGAGGAGCCCGTGGTCCTGCGGATGGGGGCCTTCGACGGGAACCTCATCGAGGTGGGGCAGGGACTGGCCCAGGGGGAGGATCTGTGGGTCCCCGTGGGGGTCCTGCGTCGTCTGGGGGCGAACGTGGCTACCGACGACCCCGCGAGACGGGTCTGGGTGGAGCCCGGGACGAACCTGTCGTTGCCCGAGGGGGTCGTCCTTCCCCCCGGAGAGGGGCTGCGGCTCAACGCCCGGGCCAAGTCGGTCAGCGGGGATCTGTACCTGCGGGTCCGGGGCTGGGAGCGGGCCCTGGGGGTCCGGGGGGACCGGGGGGACGACGGGTCCTGGACCCTGCGTCGCCTGGAGGGTCCCGGAGACCTGCCGGAGGCCTCCCTTCCCCTGTCCTTCGATCGGACCGCCCTGCCGGAGCGCTTCCTGTTGGCCTGGGATCCGGTCTTCCGGGTGAACCCGGACCAGGATCCGGAGTTCCCCCAGGGGCTCGACGTGATCTCCCCCTCCTGGTTCGTGGTGCAGCCCGACGGGGAGGTGGAGAACAACGGCTCCGTCGCCTACGTGCGGGGGGCCCACCTTCGGGGGGCCCAGGTGTGGGCCCTGGTGCACAACGGTTTCAAAGCCGACCGGACCCGCGTCTTCCTGAACGACCCCCGGGCGGTGGCCCGGACGGTGGCCCGGCTGGCGGCCTACGTGGAGCTGCTGGACCTGGACGGGATCAACCTGGACTTCGAGAACATCGCCGACCAGGACCGGGACGCCTACACTGCCTTCGTGGGGCGGGTGGCGGAGGCGCTGCACCGCCAGGGCCGGAAGGTCTCCGTGGACGTGACGGTGCTCTCCAACAAGCCCTACTGGTCCACCTGCTACGACCGGAAGGCCCTGGGGGAGCTGGTGGACTACGTCATGGTGATGACCTACGACGAGCACTGGCGCACCAGCCCCCGGGCGGGGTCCGTGGCCTCCCTGCCCTGGGTGGAGCGGGGGGTGCAGTCCCTCCTGCAGCTGGTGCCGGCGAACAAGGTGCTCCTGGGGGTGCCCTTCTACACCCGGGAGTGGGAGGAGACCCCCCGGGGAGGAGGGGTTTCGGTGCGTTCCAAGGCCCTCTCCATGGCTTCGGCGGACCAGCGGATCGCGGAGAACGGGGCCCCGGTGGTGTGGCTTCCCTCGGCGGGGCAGCATTACGCGGAATACCGCAAGGGGGGGCGCCGCTACCGCATCTGGCTGGAAAACGAGCAGTCCCTGGAGCTGAAGACCTCCCTGGTGCGTCGCTACGGCCTGGCGGGGGTGGCGGCCTGGCGCAAGGGCTTCGAGAAGCCCACGGTGTGGCCGGTGCTCCACCGGAACGTGAAGGGGCTCTAG
- a CDS encoding alpha/beta fold hydrolase — MVDTWGTRGVISRWVRWEIGGIDQHVLLRGNPQGPPLLVLHGGPGRPLSCLAGGFPREMEARFLVAHWDQRGAGRSWSPRVPPETLCPRRLAEDGVEVARRLGSDFGGRKVALLGHSWGSELGVGMILRDPEPFSALLGVGQVVDDPRARRTQRAFLASRGLRLPRRTGDLYGHLLRFGGVFHRRSTPLLLWKAFAASRTYRLRDLPGLLRGAWFSARHFRFQGPPVASVRRLPVPVLLAQGLHDLVTPPGLAHRWLRDLEAPRKDWIPFRASGHFPFFEEPEAFGRVLEERLLPLAEAL, encoded by the coding sequence ATGGTTGACACGTGGGGTACCCGGGGCGTGATCTCCCGTTGGGTCCGCTGGGAGATCGGAGGGATCGACCAGCACGTCCTCCTGAGGGGCAACCCCCAGGGGCCTCCCCTGCTGGTGCTCCACGGGGGTCCCGGAAGACCCCTGAGCTGTCTTGCCGGGGGCTTCCCCCGGGAGATGGAGGCCCGGTTCCTGGTGGCCCACTGGGACCAGCGGGGGGCGGGGCGCTCCTGGTCTCCCCGGGTGCCCCCGGAGACCCTGTGTCCTCGCCGCCTGGCGGAGGACGGGGTGGAGGTGGCCCGCCGTCTGGGAAGCGACTTCGGGGGACGTAAGGTAGCTCTTCTGGGCCATTCCTGGGGGAGCGAGCTGGGGGTAGGGATGATCCTGCGGGACCCGGAACCCTTCTCGGCCCTGCTGGGGGTGGGACAAGTGGTGGACGACCCCCGGGCCCGGAGAACCCAGAGGGCCTTCCTGGCCTCCCGGGGGCTGCGGCTTCCCCGAAGGACCGGGGACCTCTACGGACACCTGCTGCGCTTCGGGGGGGTGTTCCACCGCCGGTCCACCCCCCTGCTCCTCTGGAAGGCCTTCGCCGCCTCCCGGACCTACCGGCTTCGGGACCTGCCGGGGCTCCTCCGGGGAGCCTGGTTCTCCGCCCGGCACTTCCGCTTCCAGGGCCCTCCGGTGGCTTCGGTGCGCCGCCTGCCCGTGCCGGTCCTGCTGGCCCAGGGACTCCACGACCTGGTGACCCCTCCGGGACTGGCGCACCGCTGGCTTCGGGACCTGGAGGCCCCCCGGAAGGACTGGATCCCCTTCCGGGCCTCGGGGCATTTCCCCTTCTTCGAGGAACCGGAGGCCTTCGGCCGGGTCCTGGAAGAGCGCCTCCTCCCCCTGGCGGAGGCGCTCTGA
- a CDS encoding biotin transporter BioY has product MEIREPVPVSPVPAGSATRFWVRAGLFAALTAVGAFLRVPLPFVPFTLQYFFCALAGFLLGAKGGFASQGIYLALGLAGLPVFTAGGGPAYVFQPSFGYLLGFLAAAPLVGCLARGPLTLLKAYGVALAGVLGVYALGVPWLWGVFNLHLGDPRTVRWAVTYGFLAPLGGDLVLCGLIALGAVRLRRLGVFR; this is encoded by the coding sequence ATGGAGATCAGAGAGCCGGTCCCCGTTTCGCCGGTTCCCGCAGGTTCGGCCACCCGGTTCTGGGTGCGGGCGGGGCTTTTCGCCGCCCTGACGGCGGTAGGGGCGTTCCTGCGGGTGCCCCTGCCCTTCGTTCCCTTCACCCTGCAGTACTTTTTCTGCGCCCTGGCGGGGTTCCTGCTGGGGGCCAAGGGGGGCTTCGCTTCCCAGGGGATCTACCTGGCCCTGGGGCTGGCGGGGCTGCCCGTGTTCACCGCCGGGGGCGGCCCCGCCTACGTGTTCCAGCCCTCCTTCGGCTATCTCCTGGGTTTTCTGGCCGCCGCCCCCCTGGTGGGATGCCTTGCCCGGGGTCCCCTGACCCTCCTGAAGGCCTACGGGGTTGCCCTGGCGGGGGTGCTGGGGGTCTACGCCCTGGGGGTGCCCTGGCTTTGGGGGGTCTTCAACCTCCACCTGGGGGATCCCCGGACGGTGCGCTGGGCGGTCACCTACGGCTTTCTGGCTCCCCTGGGGGGAGACCTGGTGCTCTGCGGCCTCATCGCCCTGGGGGCGGTGCGGCTGCGGCGGCTGGGGGTCTTCCGATGA
- the bioB gene encoding biotin synthase BioB codes for MSPGEVRSLVDRVVSRGEGVCREEALALRDAPLPDLLEGASRIREAFSGRTLQLCAIVPFASGACGEDCAFCAQSARWNTRCVPRRMEDEEVLAAARRARSRGARFFSLVVSGRVPEEGLFRRMVSLIRRLRKETDLHLCASPGLVDEAQARELAEAGLRRLHGNLETGPGFFPRVCTTHRFEDKLRSLAAARAAGLEVCSGGLLGMGEGWEDRVDLALAVREAGAVSVPLNVLVPLPGTPLESRPSLEPGEFLRVASVFRFVLPRARIRFAGGRARVGSDQEAALLGPVDGVLAGDYLTTPGPGWEQDRQLFARLGREVG; via the coding sequence ATGAGCCCCGGGGAGGTCCGCTCCCTGGTGGATCGGGTCGTCTCCCGGGGGGAGGGGGTCTGTCGGGAGGAGGCCCTGGCGCTTCGGGACGCTCCCCTCCCGGATCTGCTGGAGGGGGCTTCCCGGATCCGGGAGGCCTTCTCGGGGCGGACTCTCCAGCTCTGCGCCATCGTCCCCTTTGCCTCCGGGGCCTGCGGGGAGGACTGCGCCTTCTGCGCCCAGTCCGCCCGCTGGAACACCCGGTGCGTCCCCCGACGGATGGAGGACGAGGAGGTGCTGGCGGCGGCCCGGCGGGCTCGGAGCCGGGGGGCCCGGTTCTTCTCCCTGGTGGTCTCCGGCCGGGTCCCGGAGGAGGGACTGTTCCGTCGGATGGTGTCCCTGATCCGGCGGCTTCGGAAGGAGACGGACCTGCACCTGTGCGCCTCCCCGGGGCTGGTGGACGAGGCTCAGGCCCGGGAGCTGGCGGAGGCGGGGCTTCGGCGGCTTCACGGCAACCTGGAGACGGGGCCCGGGTTCTTCCCCCGGGTCTGCACCACCCACCGGTTCGAAGACAAGCTCCGTTCCCTGGCGGCGGCCCGGGCGGCGGGGCTGGAGGTGTGCTCCGGGGGGCTTTTGGGGATGGGGGAGGGGTGGGAGGACCGGGTAGACCTGGCCCTGGCGGTGCGGGAGGCCGGGGCGGTCTCCGTGCCCCTGAACGTGCTGGTGCCCCTCCCCGGCACGCCCCTGGAGAGCCGCCCCTCCCTGGAGCCGGGAGAGTTCCTGCGCGTCGCCTCGGTCTTCCGGTTCGTGCTGCCCCGAGCGCGGATCCGCTTCGCCGGGGGACGGGCCCGGGTGGGATCGGACCAGGAGGCGGCCCTCCTGGGGCCCGTGGACGGGGTGCTGGCGGGGGACTACCTCACCACCCCCGGGCCGGGGTGGGAACAGGACCGACAGCTCTTCGCCCGGCTGGGACGGGAGGTGGGGTGA
- the bioD gene encoding dethiobiotin synthase encodes MGRAFWVLGTGTDVGKTFVSGFLVAGLRRRGREAGYYKPVASGGVRTPGGLAAADALWAAEASGLGDDPVSLGGCVYETPVSPHLAARLEGRPVDRGRMDEELARWRTIRDPLVVEGAGGLAVPLDDRGTLMADLAAASGLPAVLVAAPGLGSLNHTALSAAFARGRGIPLLGVVVCGHRPQDPVERDNLLWMERMAGAPLLGVLPRADLPERPRDWTAAQRESFVSLWDEGTWGRFEAALGEGRTG; translated from the coding sequence ATGGGGCGGGCCTTCTGGGTGCTGGGAACGGGCACCGACGTGGGGAAGACCTTCGTTTCGGGCTTTCTGGTGGCGGGGCTGCGTCGCCGGGGCCGGGAGGCGGGGTACTACAAGCCCGTGGCCAGCGGGGGGGTGCGCACCCCGGGGGGCCTGGCGGCCGCCGACGCCCTCTGGGCGGCGGAAGCCTCGGGGCTGGGGGACGACCCCGTCTCCCTGGGGGGGTGCGTCTACGAGACCCCCGTCTCCCCCCACCTGGCGGCGCGGCTGGAGGGGCGCCCCGTGGACCGGGGGCGCATGGACGAGGAACTGGCCCGGTGGCGGACGATCCGGGATCCCCTGGTGGTGGAGGGGGCGGGGGGGCTGGCGGTGCCCCTGGACGACCGGGGCACCCTGATGGCGGACCTGGCGGCGGCTTCGGGGCTGCCGGCGGTGCTGGTCGCCGCCCCGGGGCTGGGTTCCCTGAACCACACCGCCCTCTCCGCCGCCTTCGCCCGGGGTCGGGGCATCCCCCTGCTGGGGGTGGTGGTCTGCGGCCACCGGCCGCAGGACCCGGTGGAGCGGGACAACCTGCTCTGGATGGAGCGGATGGCGGGAGCCCCCCTGCTGGGGGTCCTGCCCCGGGCGGACCTGCCGGAACGGCCGAGGGACTGGACGGCGGCGCAGCGGGAGAGCTTCGTCTCCCTCTGGGACGAAGGGACCTGGGGGCGCTTCGAGGCGGCCCTGGGGGAGGGGAGGACGGGATGA
- the bioA gene encoding adenosylmethionine--8-amino-7-oxononanoate transaminase, producing the protein MSETFTERQRRDLAHNWHPCTQMADHEEWPPLAVRSARGVWLEDETGRRILDGISSWWVNLFGHGHPRLVETLARQAERLDHCLFAGCTHDPAIELGERLAALSGLPRVFYADNGSCAVETALKMSFHAHRNAGAVGRTRFAHLGGSYHGETLGALGVGDLGLYGEVYRPLLRPGVRVEGPDCFRCPYGLTREGCGVPCLDRDRRTLEAHGESLCGVIVEPLVQGAAGMRVYPPAYLAGLRRVCSDLGIHLIDDEIAMGFGRTGTLFACQQAGVVPDLMCLSKGITGGMIPFSVVLASEEIYRAFYGGGGRQAFLHSHSYSGSPLGCALACTVLDLFEEEGILDRVARLGRFLRERVASELPRCPHLGEYRQIGLVGALELVADPGTRASFSPDLRLGRRIARAALDRGVLLRPLGEVVYFLPPYAVTEEDLEVLAEGAFGAVREVLGSL; encoded by the coding sequence ATGAGCGAAACCTTCACGGAACGGCAGAGGCGGGACCTGGCCCACAACTGGCACCCCTGCACCCAGATGGCGGACCACGAGGAGTGGCCCCCCCTGGCGGTGCGCTCCGCCCGGGGGGTCTGGCTGGAGGACGAGACGGGGCGCCGGATCCTGGACGGCATCTCCTCCTGGTGGGTGAACCTCTTCGGCCACGGCCACCCGAGGCTGGTGGAGACCCTGGCCCGACAGGCGGAGAGACTGGACCACTGCCTCTTCGCGGGGTGCACCCACGACCCCGCCATCGAGCTGGGGGAGCGCCTCGCCGCCCTCTCGGGGCTTCCCCGGGTCTTCTACGCCGACAACGGGTCCTGCGCCGTGGAGACCGCCCTGAAGATGAGCTTCCACGCCCACCGCAACGCCGGGGCGGTGGGGCGGACCCGTTTCGCCCACCTGGGGGGTTCCTACCACGGGGAGACCCTGGGGGCCCTGGGGGTGGGGGACCTGGGGCTCTACGGGGAGGTCTACCGGCCCCTCCTCCGGCCGGGGGTGCGGGTGGAGGGGCCGGACTGCTTCCGGTGTCCCTACGGCCTGACCCGGGAGGGTTGCGGCGTCCCCTGCCTGGACCGGGACCGGCGCACCCTGGAGGCCCACGGGGAGAGTCTCTGCGGGGTCATCGTGGAGCCCCTGGTGCAGGGGGCGGCGGGGATGCGGGTGTACCCTCCCGCCTACCTGGCGGGGCTTCGGCGGGTCTGTTCCGATCTGGGGATCCACCTCATCGACGACGAGATCGCCATGGGCTTCGGCCGCACGGGGACCCTCTTCGCCTGCCAGCAGGCGGGGGTGGTCCCGGACCTGATGTGTCTCTCCAAGGGCATCACCGGAGGGATGATCCCCTTCTCCGTCGTCCTGGCCTCGGAGGAGATCTACCGGGCCTTCTACGGCGGGGGGGGGCGGCAGGCGTTCCTGCACAGCCACAGCTACTCCGGCAGCCCCCTGGGCTGCGCCCTGGCCTGCACGGTGCTGGACCTCTTCGAGGAGGAGGGGATCCTGGACCGGGTGGCCCGGCTGGGGCGGTTCCTGCGGGAGCGGGTGGCCTCGGAGCTGCCCCGGTGTCCCCACCTGGGAGAGTACCGGCAGATCGGGCTGGTGGGGGCCCTGGAGCTGGTGGCGGACCCGGGGACCCGTGCGTCCTTCTCCCCGGACCTGCGCCTGGGACGGCGCATCGCCCGGGCCGCCCTGGACCGGGGGGTGCTGCTGCGGCCCCTGGGGGAGGTGGTGTACTTCCTTCCCCCCTACGCCGTCACGGAGGAGGACCTGGAGGTCCTGGCGGAGGGGGCCTTCGGGGCGGTGCGGGAGGTCCTGGGCTCCCTTTAG
- a CDS encoding substrate-binding periplasmic protein, translated as MAKQVKAQDRTEGTVLEETCAIGHRIREVLALSAVQDRRNRSLVETADRCAAEGQERFARIQALRRSPEVRALDRGRGILAVGHDDAYAPWVSLSGGVSEGTGVETARRAAKALGLTPRFVGAPWARVFPLLVEGDIDVILNAGWPNSYFDAFPVAATRPYGRMQTRIYGANRDGLGRPRRIDLDPRNLSGRSIGVQRGGTGNLIALLRSRGARVTEMEDDAASFAEHLWGRLDGVAAETRVADHLNRTRFDGAFVPLGDPLEDIQVVCLVHRDRRDLLERLNSVLA; from the coding sequence ATGGCGAAGCAGGTGAAGGCCCAGGACCGCACGGAAGGCACCGTGCTGGAGGAAACCTGCGCCATCGGCCACCGGATCCGGGAGGTTCTGGCTCTCTCCGCCGTCCAGGACCGGCGCAACCGTTCCCTGGTGGAGACGGCGGACCGCTGCGCGGCGGAGGGACAGGAGCGGTTCGCCCGCATCCAGGCCCTGCGCCGCAGCCCGGAAGTCCGGGCCCTGGATCGGGGGAGGGGGATCCTGGCGGTGGGGCACGACGACGCCTACGCCCCCTGGGTGAGCCTCTCCGGAGGGGTCTCCGAGGGCACCGGGGTGGAGACGGCCCGACGGGCCGCGAAGGCCCTGGGGCTGACCCCCCGGTTCGTGGGGGCCCCCTGGGCCCGGGTCTTCCCCCTGCTGGTGGAGGGGGACATCGACGTGATCCTCAACGCAGGATGGCCCAACTCGTACTTCGACGCCTTCCCCGTGGCGGCCACCCGGCCCTACGGGCGCATGCAGACCCGGATCTACGGGGCGAATCGGGACGGCCTGGGCCGCCCCCGAAGGATCGACCTGGACCCCCGGAACCTCTCGGGACGCTCCATCGGCGTCCAGAGAGGGGGCACGGGAAACCTCATCGCCCTGCTCCGGTCCCGGGGAGCCCGAGTGACGGAGATGGAGGACGACGCGGCCAGCTTTGCGGAACACCTCTGGGGCCGCCTGGACGGGGTGGCGGCGGAGACCCGGGTGGCGGACCACCTGAACCGGACCCGCTTCGACGGGGCCTTCGTCCCCCTAGGGGACCCCCTGGAGGACATCCAGGTGGTCTGCCTGGTGCACCGGGATCGGCGGGACCTGCTGGAGAGGCTGAACTCCGTTCTGGCCTGA
- a CDS encoding sulfurtransferase TusA family protein, which translates to MTERILVDARGLSCPQPVLETKKAADAHAGKALEVLVSSVTSRENVSRFARGQGFRVSSEATPEGDFRVLLDR; encoded by the coding sequence ATGACCGAACGGATCCTTGTGGACGCCCGGGGGCTCTCCTGCCCCCAGCCGGTGCTGGAGACGAAGAAGGCCGCGGACGCCCACGCGGGCAAGGCCCTGGAGGTCCTGGTGAGTTCCGTCACCTCCCGGGAGAACGTGTCCCGCTTCGCCCGGGGACAGGGTTTCCGGGTCTCCTCGGAAGCCACCCCGGAGGGGGACTTCCGGGTCCTGCTGGACCGCTAG
- the yedE gene encoding YedE family putative selenium transporter, with amino-acid sequence MLEPLDRPLTSSWGPVLTGIVVGILAPVLVRLGNPGNMGICVACFTRDIAGALGLHRAGVVQYLRPEILGLLLGSFGASLLFREYRPRSGSAPVVRFFLGFFAMIGALIFLGCPWRAYLRLSGGDLTALGGIAGLLAGIGLGIGFLWNGFNLGRAHPSTRASGYVMPLITVGLLALLVAAPLMGRTPDGDATGPIFFSLKGPGSQHAPLLVALGVGLLVGWMGQRSRFCTVGAFRDLMMLKDPHLFRGIAALIVAAAATNLALGQFHLGTTGQPVAHTNHLWNFLGMVLSGLAFTLAGGCPGRQFILSGEGDGDSAVFVLGMLVGAAAAHNFTLASSAKGPTPYVLGAWIVGMLFCLAVGFLNRRENV; translated from the coding sequence GTGCTCGAACCGCTGGATCGTCCTCTCACCTCCTCCTGGGGCCCCGTCCTGACGGGGATCGTGGTGGGAATCCTGGCCCCGGTGCTGGTACGCCTGGGCAACCCCGGCAACATGGGGATCTGCGTGGCCTGCTTCACCCGGGACATCGCCGGAGCCCTGGGGCTCCATCGCGCGGGGGTGGTGCAGTACCTCCGCCCGGAGATTCTGGGCCTCCTCCTGGGGTCCTTCGGGGCCTCCCTGCTCTTCCGGGAGTACCGCCCCCGCTCCGGTTCCGCCCCGGTAGTCCGTTTCTTCCTGGGCTTCTTCGCCATGATCGGGGCCCTCATCTTCCTGGGCTGCCCCTGGAGGGCCTACCTGCGCCTCTCCGGGGGAGACCTCACCGCCCTGGGGGGCATCGCGGGCCTCCTGGCGGGCATCGGCCTGGGGATCGGCTTCTTGTGGAACGGCTTCAACCTGGGTCGGGCCCACCCCTCCACCCGGGCTTCCGGGTACGTGATGCCCCTGATCACGGTGGGGCTGCTGGCCCTGCTGGTGGCGGCCCCCCTCATGGGGCGCACCCCCGACGGGGACGCCACGGGACCGATCTTCTTCTCCCTCAAGGGACCGGGTTCCCAGCACGCTCCCCTGCTGGTCGCCCTGGGAGTGGGGCTGCTGGTGGGCTGGATGGGACAGCGCAGCCGCTTCTGCACCGTGGGGGCCTTCCGGGACCTCATGATGCTCAAGGACCCCCACCTCTTCCGGGGCATCGCCGCCCTGATCGTGGCCGCCGCCGCCACGAACCTGGCCCTGGGACAGTTCCACCTGGGAACCACGGGCCAGCCGGTGGCCCACACGAACCACCTCTGGAACTTCCTGGGCATGGTCCTCTCCGGCTTGGCCTTCACCCTGGCGGGGGGCTGCCCGGGGCGGCAGTTCATCCTGAGCGGCGAAGGGGACGGGGACTCGGCGGTCTTCGTCCTGGGCATGCTGGTGGGAGCTGCGGCCGCCCACAACTTCACCCTGGCCAGCTCCGCCAAGGGCCCCACCCCCTACGTGCTGGGGGCCTGGATCGTGGGGATGCTGTTCTGCCTGGCGGTGGGCTTCCTGAACCGCCGGGAGAACGTGTGA